A stretch of the Snodgrassella alvi genome encodes the following:
- a CDS encoding N-acetyltransferase family protein — MSTSKNSAVKLVDCNEQAHAEAILALFNHTIASSTALYDYEPRTLAFMHGWFAAKRARNCPVIGAVNEHGDLLAFASWGAFRDYPANKYTVEHSVYVRDDCRRQGLARMLMQELIERARKADMHVLMGVIDAANSGSIALHEQLGFTHVGTLPQIGFKFGHWLDAALYQLTLDTPLRPIDG, encoded by the coding sequence ATGAGTACAAGCAAAAATTCTGCGGTAAAACTGGTTGATTGTAATGAGCAGGCACACGCAGAAGCCATTTTGGCACTTTTTAATCATACGATTGCTTCTTCTACGGCTCTATATGATTATGAACCGCGTACACTGGCATTTATGCATGGCTGGTTTGCCGCCAAACGTGCGCGTAACTGTCCTGTAATCGGTGCAGTAAATGAGCATGGTGATCTGCTGGCTTTTGCCTCATGGGGTGCATTCAGAGATTATCCAGCAAATAAATATACTGTAGAGCACAGTGTTTATGTGCGTGATGACTGCCGTCGACAGGGTCTGGCGCGCATGCTGATGCAGGAACTGATTGAACGTGCACGCAAGGCTGATATGCATGTTCTTATGGGGGTGATTGATGCGGCTAATAGTGGCAGCATCGCCCTGCATGAACAGCTGGGTTTCACTCATGTAGGCACGCTACCACAGATAGGATTTAAATTTGGCCACTGGCTGGATGCGGCTTTGTATCAGCTGACTTTGGATACCCCTCTTAGACCAATAGACGGTTGA
- the crcB gene encoding fluoride efflux transporter CrcB, protein MYRSIFAIAGGAALGAVVRWLLSISLNTIHSTLPYGTLAANWIGAYLIGLSSGLFLHFVNIAPEWRLFVITGFLGGLTTFSTFSMESVQLLQSHRYVLALTHMLLHTGGSLLLTIFGLFCIQWWLKFV, encoded by the coding sequence ATGTATCGGTCCATATTTGCGATTGCTGGTGGTGCGGCACTGGGTGCTGTTGTACGTTGGCTATTAAGTATCAGTCTAAACACCATTCATTCCACTCTACCCTATGGCACCTTAGCTGCAAACTGGATTGGCGCTTATTTGATCGGGTTGTCAAGTGGTCTGTTTCTACATTTCGTAAACATAGCCCCCGAATGGCGCTTGTTCGTTATTACAGGGTTTCTGGGCGGATTAACCACGTTTTCAACCTTTTCCATGGAATCAGTACAATTACTTCAGTCCCACCGCTATGTTCTTGCACTCACCCATATGCTTTTACATACAGGCGGTTCTCTGCTGCTCACCATATTCGGCTTGTTTTGCATACAGTGGTGGCTAAAATTCGTCTGA
- a CDS encoding NUDIX hydrolase, with amino-acid sequence MNLTETKISSEEVYHGTFINVFEDTVCLPNGNQAQRIVVQHPGAAAVLAVTSEQKVVLVRQWRYPVGEALLEIPAGKLDGKNEDPAHAAVRELAEETPYTATEVKLIYTFYTVPGFGDEKMYLYLAENVQADSKLSADEDEIIEPVLLSREEVRKALASNQIHDGKTLIALQYWLLYC; translated from the coding sequence ATGAATCTAACCGAAACTAAAATCAGCAGTGAAGAAGTTTATCATGGTACCTTTATAAATGTATTTGAAGATACTGTTTGTCTGCCCAATGGTAATCAGGCGCAACGGATAGTGGTGCAGCATCCAGGTGCAGCTGCAGTGTTGGCGGTAACATCAGAACAAAAAGTAGTATTGGTGCGTCAATGGCGTTATCCGGTAGGGGAAGCCTTACTTGAGATTCCCGCTGGTAAGCTGGATGGAAAAAATGAAGATCCGGCTCACGCTGCTGTGCGTGAATTGGCTGAAGAAACCCCTTATACAGCCACAGAAGTTAAACTAATTTACACTTTTTACACCGTTCCAGGCTTTGGTGATGAAAAAATGTATCTTTATCTTGCTGAAAATGTGCAAGCTGATAGTAAGCTGAGCGCAGACGAAGATGAGATAATCGAGCCTGTTTTGCTCAGTAGGGAAGAGGTGCGTAAAGCGTTGGCCAGTAATCAGATTCATGATGGTAAGACATTGATTGCGTTGCAATATTGGTTATTGTATTGCTAA
- the gloB gene encoding hydroxyacylglutathione hydrolase, giving the protein MQILPIPALTDNYIWLLHQEKQAVVVDPGEAQGVIDYLIAHEITLSAIWLTHTHYDHIDGVSALLQQFPRCVITGSDRWRLVNWPVTEGSRFAAFGQQVSVWHIPGHTEDHLAYILTDDESRQHVFCGDTLFSAGCGRVLPGAMAKMFASLQRLNSLSPNTLFYPAHEYTAANLRFAHAVEPDNEAIQKASRQAETPPTLPVTLVHERTINPFLRISQPQVIAAAIQHSLPRQNANQPLAVFTCLREWKNQF; this is encoded by the coding sequence ATGCAGATTCTTCCGATACCCGCCTTAACTGATAATTATATCTGGCTGTTACATCAGGAAAAGCAGGCTGTTGTAGTAGATCCCGGAGAAGCGCAAGGTGTCATTGATTATCTGATTGCGCATGAGATAACTCTAAGTGCCATCTGGCTGACTCATACACATTATGACCATATCGACGGGGTTTCTGCTTTGTTACAGCAGTTTCCACGGTGTGTGATTACTGGGTCGGATAGATGGAGGCTGGTAAACTGGCCAGTTACAGAAGGGAGTCGGTTTGCAGCTTTCGGACAACAGGTATCCGTATGGCACATACCTGGGCACACAGAAGATCATCTGGCTTATATACTCACCGATGATGAGAGCCGGCAACATGTGTTTTGTGGTGATACACTTTTCAGTGCAGGTTGCGGGCGGGTGCTTCCCGGAGCCATGGCCAAAATGTTTGCCAGTTTGCAACGTCTAAACAGTCTTTCACCTAATACATTGTTCTATCCGGCACATGAATATACTGCGGCCAATCTAAGATTTGCGCATGCAGTTGAGCCGGATAATGAGGCAATCCAGAAAGCCTCAAGACAAGCTGAAACGCCGCCAACTCTGCCGGTTACATTAGTTCATGAACGCACTATCAACCCTTTTTTACGTATCAGCCAGCCGCAGGTAATCGCCGCTGCAATACAACATAGTCTGCCGCGACAAAATGCTAATCAGCCGCTGGCTGTTTTTACCTGCTTACGCGAATGGAAAAATCAATTCTGA
- a CDS encoding deoxyguanosinetriphosphate triphosphohydrolase, translating into MTWKQLLSTQRFKPNNGSIVPTVTASSEEGAEALRTDFHIDYDRVVFSSGFRRLARKTQVHPFALHDHTHNRLTHSVEVASVGRSLGNRVGVMLANGDFLPPDSHPADIGAIVQVACLAHDFGNPPFGHTGEEALREWFRDPQHAHYLHKLSAVERNDIETYEGNAHSLRLVASLEMYQNDGGMRLTAAVIGALMKYPWTSSAQKGRSKFNIYQTELPFIRCVAQQLGLLTAGENQWVRHPLSYLMEAADDICYALLDLEDAVELELLQVKEVEQILSRLINQEYNLHSDTSQAHCARLRGIAIGRAVDDIAHTFIKYHGDLLNGEFCGKDLIELASPDVSDALNAAKDLACKRIFRHQSKLITEIATFPCLGSILGLLVPAVHDFIKTDKMSKRQELALSLLKEQKLTRDDNLYQAYMKVLDFVGGMTDNTAAKLAREVSGIGML; encoded by the coding sequence ATGACCTGGAAACAACTGTTAAGTACCCAGCGTTTTAAACCGAACAATGGCAGTATCGTCCCAACCGTAACCGCGTCCAGTGAAGAAGGTGCAGAAGCTTTACGTACAGATTTTCATATAGACTATGACCGTGTGGTGTTTTCCAGTGGTTTTCGCCGGCTAGCACGTAAAACACAGGTGCATCCATTTGCTTTACATGACCACACACACAATCGCCTGACACACAGTGTAGAAGTGGCTAGTGTGGGACGTAGTCTGGGGAATCGAGTCGGCGTAATGCTTGCAAATGGTGATTTTTTACCACCAGACAGTCACCCAGCTGATATCGGAGCCATTGTACAGGTGGCTTGTTTAGCGCATGATTTTGGCAATCCGCCATTTGGACATACTGGTGAAGAGGCTTTGCGTGAATGGTTCCGTGATCCGCAACATGCACATTATTTACATAAACTCAGTGCCGTTGAACGCAATGATATTGAAACTTACGAAGGTAATGCTCATAGCCTGCGTCTGGTAGCTAGTCTGGAAATGTATCAGAATGATGGCGGAATGCGGCTCACAGCGGCGGTTATCGGCGCTTTAATGAAATATCCTTGGACAAGTTCAGCACAAAAAGGGCGAAGTAAATTCAATATTTATCAGACTGAACTGCCTTTTATTCGCTGCGTAGCACAACAGCTAGGCTTGCTTACTGCGGGTGAGAATCAATGGGTACGGCATCCTTTATCCTATCTGATGGAAGCGGCTGATGATATTTGCTATGCATTACTCGATCTAGAAGATGCAGTCGAACTGGAACTATTGCAGGTAAAAGAAGTTGAGCAAATTTTATCTAGACTGATCAATCAGGAATATAACTTGCATTCAGACACTAGTCAGGCGCACTGTGCACGATTGCGCGGTATCGCCATTGGCCGTGCTGTAGATGATATCGCGCATACCTTTATCAAGTATCATGGAGATTTATTAAACGGCGAATTTTGCGGTAAAGATCTTATTGAGCTGGCAAGTCCTGATGTTAGTGATGCGCTTAATGCTGCTAAGGATTTGGCATGTAAACGCATATTTCGTCATCAGAGCAAATTAATTACCGAAATCGCTACTTTCCCCTGTCTTGGTTCGATATTGGGTCTGCTGGTACCAGCAGTACATGACTTTATTAAAACCGACAAAATGAGCAAGCGGCAGGAGCTGGCTTTGTCATTATTGAAAGAGCAGAAACTAACTCGTGACGATAATTTGTATCAGGCTTATATGAAAGTGCTGGATTTTGTTGGCGGGATGACGGATAACACAGCAGCGAAGCTGGCACGCGAAGTGTCGGGTATTGGCATGTTGTAA
- the recG gene encoding ATP-dependent DNA helicase RecG has product MSTADFPFPVSTATQAKLAKLNINNIWDLALHLPLRYEDETHITPIADARAGIPVQIEATVIHQQIQFRPRKQLIVQVQDLSGHVLYLRFIHFYPSQQKQLAEGKVIRALGEIRHGFFGDEMVHPKIRTDIEQGLSESLTPVYPTVNGLNQPALRRLIQAALKHLPDDDTLPDELLQQLHLPPLLQSLKFLHSPPPEYSVQDLHQGTLPAWQRLKFDELLAQQLSMRLARQQRLKGHAAALSGDGHISKLLQTNLGFALTSAQQRAINEIKTDLAQTHPMHRLLQGDVGSGKTIVCALAAAIAVEAGFQVAIMAPTEILAEQHYLKFQQWFASQGITVGWLSGSVRKKAREKTKTELANGTMQLAVGTHALFQEDISFHNLGLVIVDEQHRFGVAQRLALKNKGSDVHQLMMSATPIPRTLAMSFFADLDVSVIDELPPGRTPIVTRLVNSTRRQEVEKLVQHTCIQGRQVYWVCPLIEESETLQLQTAVDTVAQLQAALPQLNIGLIYGRMKSTEKAEVMAAFAAGTIQVLVATTVIEVGVDVPNASLMVIEHAERMGLAQLHQLRGRVGRGSAASRCVLLFSEPLSDLAKARLKVIYENTDGFEIARQDLNIRGPGEFLGARQSGVPMLRFANLEEDLPLLEKARNLAPLLINQQPQVVRKHLQRWLAQRAAYLGV; this is encoded by the coding sequence ATGTCTACAGCAGATTTTCCTTTCCCTGTCAGTACCGCCACGCAGGCTAAACTGGCCAAGCTCAATATCAATAATATCTGGGATCTGGCTCTGCATCTGCCTTTACGCTATGAGGATGAAACTCATATTACCCCAATTGCCGATGCTCGTGCCGGTATTCCCGTACAGATTGAAGCCACGGTCATTCATCAGCAAATCCAGTTTCGTCCCCGTAAGCAGTTAATCGTACAAGTACAAGATTTATCCGGACATGTTCTGTATCTGCGATTTATTCACTTTTACCCCAGTCAGCAAAAGCAACTAGCAGAAGGGAAAGTGATTCGGGCGTTGGGAGAAATCAGACACGGTTTTTTTGGTGATGAAATGGTGCATCCAAAAATCCGCACTGATATTGAGCAAGGACTATCAGAAAGTCTAACTCCTGTTTATCCCACGGTTAATGGCCTGAATCAACCTGCATTGCGGCGGCTGATTCAGGCCGCACTGAAACATCTGCCTGACGACGATACATTACCTGATGAGCTATTGCAGCAATTGCACTTACCACCATTATTACAAAGTCTGAAATTTCTGCATTCTCCTCCACCAGAATACTCAGTACAGGATTTACATCAAGGCACCTTACCTGCCTGGCAACGATTGAAATTTGATGAGTTACTGGCACAGCAACTATCGATGCGGCTGGCACGCCAGCAGCGATTAAAAGGACATGCTGCAGCTTTATCTGGTGATGGACACATCAGCAAGCTTCTACAGACAAATTTAGGTTTTGCTTTAACCAGTGCCCAGCAACGTGCTATTAATGAAATCAAAACCGATCTGGCACAAACACATCCAATGCATCGTCTATTACAGGGAGATGTAGGCAGTGGTAAAACCATTGTATGTGCACTGGCCGCCGCTATTGCGGTGGAAGCAGGTTTTCAGGTTGCAATAATGGCGCCCACAGAAATTCTGGCAGAACAACATTATCTGAAATTTCAACAATGGTTTGCCTCTCAAGGCATAACAGTTGGCTGGCTCTCGGGCAGTGTGCGCAAAAAAGCTAGAGAAAAAACCAAAACAGAGCTGGCAAATGGAACAATGCAACTTGCTGTAGGTACACATGCCCTGTTTCAGGAAGATATTTCGTTTCATAATTTGGGTTTAGTCATTGTTGATGAACAGCACCGCTTTGGCGTAGCTCAACGTTTAGCACTGAAAAATAAGGGCAGTGATGTACATCAGTTGATGATGTCTGCTACACCGATACCACGCACATTAGCCATGAGCTTCTTTGCTGATCTGGACGTCTCAGTTATTGATGAATTACCACCGGGACGCACCCCTATAGTGACCCGACTGGTCAACAGTACGCGTCGGCAGGAAGTTGAAAAACTGGTACAACATACCTGCATTCAGGGTCGGCAAGTGTACTGGGTGTGCCCGTTAATCGAAGAGTCGGAAACATTACAGTTACAGACGGCAGTTGATACCGTTGCCCAGTTACAAGCGGCATTACCCCAGCTAAACATTGGCCTGATATATGGGCGCATGAAATCGACGGAAAAAGCAGAAGTGATGGCCGCATTTGCGGCTGGCACGATACAGGTGCTGGTAGCCACAACGGTCATTGAAGTGGGTGTAGATGTCCCAAATGCCAGCTTGATGGTCATTGAACATGCAGAACGGATGGGGCTAGCGCAGCTGCATCAGCTACGTGGTCGTGTGGGTCGTGGTTCTGCGGCCAGTCGCTGTGTTTTATTGTTTAGTGAACCGTTGAGCGATTTGGCAAAAGCCCGTTTGAAAGTGATTTATGAAAATACCGATGGATTTGAGATTGCTCGGCAGGATTTGAATATCCGTGGACCGGGAGAGTTTCTTGGCGCGCGTCAAAGCGGTGTACCAATGCTGCGTTTTGCAAATTTGGAAGAGGACTTGCCCTTACTGGAAAAAGCCCGCAATCTGGCACCACTGCTGATTAATCAGCAACCACAAGTGGTCAGAAAGCATTTACAGCGCTGGCTGGCGCAACGAGCTGCTTATCTTGGTGTATAA
- the ilvD gene encoding dihydroxy-acid dehydratase: protein MPQYRSQTSTNGRNMAGARALWRATGVADQDFGKPIIAIANSFTQFVPGHVHLHNIGQLVAREIERSGGIAKEFNTIAVDDGIAMGHEGMLYSLPSRDLIADSVEYMVNAHCADALVCISNCDKITPGMLMASMRLNIPTIFVSGGPMEAGKIIATTDGQQHTRKLDLIDAMIEAGNDKISDETVAKVERSACPTCGSCSGMFTANSMNCLTEALGLSLPGNGSLLATHSLRKELFLEAGRRIVELTKRYYEQDDSSVLPRSIATKAAFNNAMSLDIAMGGSTNTVLHLLAAATEAGVNFKMADIDQLSRHVPCLCKVAPATQKYHMEDVHRAGGVMAILSQLNRAGLLDTSVHTVHMPTLAEAILHWDISDPANTDARHRYQAAPGGVRSTEAFSQSCIWPELDLDRENGCIRDKEHAYSQDGGLAVLFGNLAERGCVVKTAGVDDSILKFTGRARVFESQDEAVEAILGNQVVAGDVVVIRYEGPKGGPGMQEMLYPTSYLKSKGLGKACALLTDGRFSGGTSGLSIGHASPEAAEGGNIGLVHEGDIIEIDIPQRRIHLAVTDAELAQRRAEMESRGARAWKPVKRQRHVSVALRAYAAMTTSADTGAVRDVSQVERQD, encoded by the coding sequence ATGCCACAATACCGTTCGCAGACATCCACAAACGGGCGAAATATGGCCGGTGCGCGTGCACTATGGCGCGCCACCGGTGTCGCCGATCAAGATTTTGGCAAACCAATTATCGCTATTGCCAACTCTTTTACTCAATTTGTACCAGGCCACGTACATCTACACAATATCGGTCAATTGGTTGCACGTGAAATTGAGCGTTCCGGCGGGATCGCTAAAGAATTTAATACTATTGCCGTAGATGATGGCATCGCCATGGGGCATGAAGGTATGCTTTACAGCCTACCCTCACGCGATTTGATTGCAGATAGCGTTGAATATATGGTTAATGCGCATTGCGCTGATGCCTTAGTGTGCATATCCAATTGTGACAAAATCACCCCGGGCATGCTAATGGCGTCAATGCGTCTCAATATTCCAACTATATTTGTTTCTGGTGGCCCTATGGAAGCCGGTAAAATCATCGCCACTACAGACGGCCAGCAGCACACACGCAAACTGGATCTGATTGATGCCATGATTGAGGCCGGTAACGATAAAATCAGCGATGAAACCGTTGCTAAAGTGGAGCGCAGTGCCTGCCCAACCTGTGGTTCATGTTCGGGTATGTTTACCGCTAATTCTATGAATTGCCTGACAGAGGCACTGGGCTTATCTTTACCCGGTAATGGCTCACTATTGGCCACTCATAGTCTACGCAAAGAACTGTTCCTTGAGGCCGGCCGACGAATTGTTGAGCTTACCAAACGCTATTATGAACAGGATGATAGCAGTGTGCTGCCACGAAGTATTGCAACAAAGGCTGCGTTCAATAATGCCATGAGTCTGGATATTGCCATGGGAGGTTCTACCAATACGGTATTACACCTACTTGCCGCTGCGACTGAAGCTGGTGTGAATTTTAAAATGGCAGATATTGATCAGTTGAGCCGGCATGTACCCTGTCTGTGCAAGGTGGCACCGGCCACACAAAAATATCATATGGAAGATGTTCATCGCGCCGGAGGCGTGATGGCTATACTGTCCCAGCTAAATCGTGCCGGCTTGCTGGATACCAGTGTACACACTGTACATATGCCTACATTGGCCGAAGCCATCTTACATTGGGACATCAGCGATCCAGCCAATACTGATGCCCGTCACCGTTATCAGGCGGCTCCGGGTGGTGTACGCTCTACTGAGGCTTTTTCACAAAGCTGCATCTGGCCTGAGCTTGATTTAGATCGCGAAAACGGTTGTATTCGTGATAAAGAGCATGCCTACTCACAGGATGGCGGTTTGGCAGTGTTGTTTGGTAATCTGGCTGAACGTGGCTGTGTGGTGAAAACCGCCGGTGTCGACGATAGTATTCTGAAATTCACTGGCCGTGCCCGTGTATTTGAAAGTCAGGATGAGGCTGTTGAAGCGATACTGGGTAATCAGGTTGTGGCTGGCGATGTTGTCGTTATTCGTTATGAAGGTCCCAAAGGGGGGCCCGGTATGCAGGAAATGCTCTACCCGACCAGTTACCTGAAATCCAAAGGTCTGGGCAAAGCCTGTGCTCTACTCACCGACGGCCGTTTTTCCGGTGGTACATCCGGTTTGTCTATCGGACATGCTTCTCCTGAAGCAGCCGAAGGTGGCAATATTGGGCTGGTGCATGAGGGCGATATCATTGAAATAGACATTCCGCAGCGACGCATACATTTGGCAGTCACCGATGCAGAATTAGCGCAGCGTCGAGCAGAAATGGAAAGCCGTGGTGCTCGTGCATGGAAACCGGTAAAACGTCAACGCCATGTTTCCGTTGCATTGCGCGCTTATGCCGCCATGACTACAAGTGCCGATACTGGTGCAGTTCGTGATGTATCTCAGGTAGAGAGGCAGGATTAA
- a CDS encoding RDD family protein — protein MPNNLENFYSNLVDAQSEKETEVELASPWNRIAAYIINTLLTSIVVTPGIIILIIEMIRSKSIGYNLIGPVLWIMIPLTIYGIWQIILMSKKGQSLGKRMMNIKVIGMDGRNPGFIGTVLLREMVFNMIATIVSLILTFVFVGLLNFPDTLTSNFFEYLIPFILLVMLFRKKTLHRTLQDYLARTIVIKVNN, from the coding sequence ATGCCTAATAACCTCGAAAATTTTTATTCTAATCTCGTGGATGCTCAGTCTGAAAAAGAAACAGAAGTTGAACTGGCTAGTCCGTGGAACAGAATTGCCGCCTACATCATCAATACTCTGTTGACATCGATAGTTGTAACACCAGGAATAATCATCCTTATCATAGAAATGATTCGATCAAAATCTATAGGTTATAATCTGATAGGTCCTGTATTATGGATAATGATACCGCTAACCATTTATGGAATCTGGCAAATTATATTAATGAGTAAAAAAGGTCAATCGTTAGGCAAGCGGATGATGAATATCAAAGTTATTGGCATGGATGGACGAAATCCTGGATTTATCGGTACAGTTTTACTCCGTGAAATGGTTTTTAATATGATTGCCACTATTGTTTCGTTAATATTAACGTTTGTTTTTGTGGGTCTCTTAAATTTTCCTGACACATTAACCAGTAATTTTTTTGAATATCTAATACCATTTATTCTGCTAGTAATGCTTTTTAGAAAAAAAACCCTCCATCGTACACTTCAGGATTATTTAGCCCGCACAATAGTAATCAAAGTTAATAACTAA